Below is a window of Watersipora subatra chromosome 11, tzWatSuba1.1, whole genome shotgun sequence DNA.
gTCTACATCGTGGCTAGGGCAGACTAGTTGTCATATATGTAGGTCTGCATCGTGGCTAAGGCAGACTAGTTGTCATATATGTAGGTCTACATCGTAGCTAGGGCAGACTAGTTGTCATATATGTAGGTCTACATCGTGGCTAGGGCAGACTAGTTGTCATATATGTAGGTCTACATCGTGGCTAGGGCAGATTAGTTGTCATATGTGTAGGTCTACATCGTGGCTAGGGCAGACTAGTTGTCATATATGTAGGTCTACATCGTGGCTAGAGCAGACTAGTTGTCATATATGTAGGTCTACATCGTGGCTAAGGCAGACTAGTTGTCATATATGTAGGTCTACATCGTGGCTAGGGCAGACTAGTTGTCATATATGTAGGTCTACATCGTGGCTAGAGCAGACTAGTTGTCATATATGTAGGTCTACATCGTGGCTAAGGCAGACTAGTTGTCATATATGTAGGTCTACATCGTGGCTAGGGCAGACTAGTTGTCATATATGTAGGTCTACTAGATTTTAGTAAAAAGTGATTTGATCCTATAAACTCATCCGTGATACAATGCCAAATAATTGCAACTCAGATTTCAAGTATTGTTGACAATATTGTTTCCAGTTTCACAATGTCCTAGCATGACAGCATACCGGTACTATATGGGCAAGTTCAAAGGCCTACATGTAGTCTACAGTTAGTCTGCATTGTCCCATGAGTGATGCCAACAATTTTCCAAAAGATGGTGAAACAATTCAATTACAACTATGGTGTAGATATGATGGATACAGATAATACAATTCTGTCACGTAAGCTTGCCGCTCTATGAGTCTTCCTAACTAACAAGCTAGAAGATACTACAGTAAACTTttaactacaaaactgctacaGATCTATGCCATTTTTAATTGACAAATAACGCTCACTCCATGAAGTTAATGACTAAACCATTTGCCCGTCTCTCAAATGTTTCTGAATGCCAAGTGTTGTCCTATGCACTCACTCGAGAAGTGAAAAGAATTTGTCTTATCAACTTATGTTAAGACACTCAAGAAACCTATCTCCAGATGAGAACTACCCGGTTCTTCTAATTGTATGCAAAACTGTTGAAGAAGACACAAGAAGTTGTTGCTAAAAGGAATAGAAGAATAACCTAGAATGGCATGCAAAAGTGTGTTTACCTGCATAGCTGACTCACCTGTCAAAACAATGCTACATTTCAGTAACCTCAAGTTAGGTAAGTCAAGTTTATGAAAAGCTACGATTCTAACACGCTATAATTCAACATATGAAAAGAGATATGTTTGATTTAATCCTTCTACTCACATCACATTATGTAAAAGTTTGTAATCCTTGATGATCGTACGATACTCGATAGGTTACTATCTTACTAGCTTCAACTAGTTCCCTAACAAGAACTACACTCAGAATGATTGAAACTAAAATCAATGGGCATTACGTTCCACGCACAGCCGCTTTAGTATGTGGCTCAAGCAGTAAGACTACTATTATAGCTAACAAATAAGACAAACACGAAGGAGCGCAAGCCTTATCCAAGCAGTCAAGCGTAGCGCTACTCAAATGCAAAACATCTTCTTAGGCTACTAGCTACATTCGGCTATCATTTGCGTGATAAGATGAATCAAATATCTTGATCCCACACTGGTTGAATGATAGCAAGGCTTTGCAGACAccaaaatagaaaaatgatttgaGAAAGTATGATATAAATGCATCAATGTCGAAAGACAAAAGTGGCAAGCGTTCTggacgtttttaaaatttttataaatatgacAAAGATTCGCAAcgaaaaactttcatttgttCGAGCGCCAGAGTATCCCTGCGTAATAGCTGATAAAGTTAGTGCAATAAAAATGgtcatttaaaaacatatttacaaataatttttaaaagtttagaaCTTATTGAAAAGATACAAAGCTCAAGAAATGTTTGAAAGCTTAATAGACAATAACATTTCATTCGGAAAGAGTTTATAGGGTGGATACAGGAAAGAGTTTATAGGGTGGGTACAGAAAAGAGTTTATAGGGTGGGTACAGGAAAGAGTTTATAGGGTGGGTACAGGAGAGAGTTTATAGGGTGGGTACAGGAAAGAGTTTATAGGGTGGGTACAGGAGAGAGTGTATAGGGTGGGTACAGGAAAGAGTGTATAGGGTGAGTACAGGAGAGAGTGTATAGGGTGGGTACAGGAAAGAGTGTATAGGGTGGGTACAGGAGAGAGTTTATAGGGAGGGTACAGGAAAGAGTGTATAGGGTGGGTACAGGAAAGAGTGTATAGGGTGGGTACAGGAGAGAGTTTATAGGGAGGGTACAGGAAAGCGTGTATAGGGTGGGTACAGGAAAGAGTTTATAGGGTGGGTACAGGAAAGAGTTTATAGGGTGGGTACAGGAAAGCGTGTATAGGGTGGGTACAGGAAAGAGTTTATAGGGTGGGTACAGGAGAGAGTTTATAGGGTGGGTACAGGAAAGAGTGTATAGGGTGGGTACAGGAAAGAGTTTATAGGGAGGGTACAGGAAAGAGTGTATAGGGTGGGTACAGGAAAGAGTTTATAGGGTGGGTACAGGAAAGAGTTTATAGGGTGGGTACAGGAAAGCGTGTATAGGGTGGGTACAGGAAAGAGTTTATAGGGTGGGTACAGGAGAGAGTTTATAGGGTGGGTACAGGAAAGAGTTTATAGGGTGGGTACAGGAAAGAGTTTATAGGGTGGGTACAGGAAAGAGTTTATAGGGTGGGTACAGGAAAGAGTTTATAGGGTGGGTACAGGAGAGAGTTTATAGGGTGGGTACAGGAAAGAGTGTATAGGGTGGGTACAGGAAAGAGTTTATAGGGTGGGTACAGGAGAGAGTGTATAGGGTGGGTACAGGAAAGAGTTTATAGGTTGGGTACAGGAAAGCGAAATGTCCAAAAGTTTTCATAAAGTTAAAATGCATGTGTATTATGCGGATATGTTATGGTAGAGGTTTGAGTTGTGCACGCGGCAACTGCAGATAAGTTGCAGTAACTTTAAAGGACTCTGAAGCAGACACCTAAAGTATCAACAGTATGCTTGAAGAATAAATTCCAAAGGTTCACGCTAAAATTTGCATTATACTATGCTGAATATTCTATACAAATTGCACATACTAGAAAACTGCAGTTCTATTTTGAACACAGTGATGACTAGAATCACATCTTGAAAAACATGCAAACTTTTCCTTGACGCACAGCAATGCTAGTTCAAAAGAATGAAATACTATTAAGTTCGTGTGTATTACTGTTATGCATTATGCAGTAATGTGACGGAAAgtattttggcaaaataaattTCTTTAGTATCCTTAAATATGGGTTGAATAAATAAGAGTAAGGAACTCGCAGAAGCAATATATGAACTATCACACAAGAGTAAGGAACTCACAGAAGCAATATATGAACTATTACACAAGAGTAAGGAGCTCACAGAAGCAATATATGAACTAATACACAAGAGTAAGGAGCTCACAGAAGCAATACATGAACTAATACACAAGAGTAAGGAGCTCACAGAAGCAATATATGAACTAATGCACAAGAGTAAGGAGCTCACAGAAGCAATATATGAACTATTACACAAGAGTAAGGAGCTCACAGAAGTAATACATAAACTAATACACAAGAGTAAGGAGCTCACAGAAGCAATACATGAACTATTACACAAGAGTAAGGAGCTCACAGAGGCAATATATGAACTAATACACAAGAGTAAGGAGCTCACAGAAGCAATATATGAACTATTACACAAGAGTAAGGAACTCACAGAAGTAATACATGAACTATTACACAAGAGTAAGGAGCTCACAGAAGTAATATATGAACTAATACACAAGAGTAAGGAACTCACAGAAGTAATACATAAACTAATACACAAGAGTAAGGAGCTCACAGAAGCAATATATGAACTATTACACAAGAGTAAGGAGCTCACAGAAGCAATATATGAACTATCACACAAGAGTAAGGAGCTCAAAGAAGCAATATATGAACTATTACACAAGAATAAGGAGCTCACAGAAGCAATATATGAACTATTACACAAGAGTAAGGAGTTCACAGAAGCAATATATGAACTATTACACAAGAATAAGGAACTCACAGAAGCAATATATGAACTATTACACAAGAGTAAGGAGTTCACAGAAGCAATATATGAACTAATACACAAGAGTAAGGAGCTCACAGAAGTAATACATAAACTAATACACAAGAGTAAGGAGCTCACAGAAGCAATACATGAACTAATGCACAAGAGTAAGGAGCTCACAGAAGCAATATATGAACTAATGCACAAGAGTAAGGAGCTCACAGAAGCAATATTTAAACTATTACACAAGAGTAAGGAGCTCACAGAAGCAATATATGAACTAATGCACAAGAGTAAGGAGCTCACAGAAGCAATATATGAACTATTACACAAGAGTAAGGAGCTCACAGAAGCAATATTCAAACTATTACACAAGAGTAAGGAGCTCACAGAAGCAATATATGAACTAATGCACAAGAGTAAGGAGCTCACAGAAGCAATATATGAACTAATACACAAGAATAAAGAGCTAGCAGAAGCAATGCATGAACTATTATTACTTGAGATTAAGGAGCACACAGTGGTTGGAGAGAATTTATTAAGATTTGCTGGCATTTAAAAACATGGTATTTTGATGGAGTTGGGTTTGGGGGTTAGAGGGTTTAACGTTGGAGTTTGGGGTTGGAAGGGTCTGatggttttatgagttttaGTGGTATGTGGGGTTTGCCGGTAGGAACTATGCTTTTGATAAGAACTATTCATTTGAACCAAAATGGTTATAGGACAAAATTATAGGTCAGATTGGAGACGTACTGTATAGTGCACGAACAGATGGAGATATATGGCAAATACACATCAACCAATTACAATCTCAGTTAGAATTGAACACACTTCATTCTAACTGTCAGCCTGAATAGCCACAATTTAGTTCAACCCCGGACTACGCCAATAAGTCCTCAACCAGAAATACGCTGGTAAAAGAAACAGGCAAAG
It encodes the following:
- the LOC137408136 gene encoding uncharacterized protein; protein product: MHKSKELTEAIYELLHKSKELTEVIHKLIHKSKELTEAIHELLHKSKELTEAIYELIHKSKELTEAIYELLHKSKELTEVIHELLHKSKELTEVIYELIHKSKELTEVIHKLIHKSKELTEAIYELLHKSKELTEAIYELSHKSKELKEAIYELLHKNKELTEAIYELLHKSKEFTEAIYELLHKNKELTEAIYELLHKSKEFTEAIYELIHKSKELTEVIHKLIHKSKELTEAIHELMHKSKELTEAIYELMHKSKELTEAIFKLLHKSKELTEAIYELMHKSKELTEAIYELLHKSKELTEAIFKLLHKSKELTEAIYELMHKSKELTEAIYELIHKNKELAEAMHELLLLEIKEHTVVGENLLRFAGI